TCAGCATTGCACGAAAATACCTGAAATTTCACATAACTACATATATTGACGATTTTGACTCGACTATCAAGAGAAATCATGCAGATTTATGGATATTCGTGCAGTTTAATGGAGAGAGAAATGCTGATTTTGATTGCAGGCCCTTATCGCTCGGGCACCGGTGACGACCCGGTGAAGATGGCGGCCAATCTGAAGGCACTGGAAGCGCCGTCCTATGCGCTGTTTCAGGCGGGGCATGTGCCAATGATCGGGGAATGGGTGGCGCTGCCGATCTGGCATGCGGCCGGTGGCACGTATGTCGGCGACGCGCTCTATGAGGAGATTTTCCACCCGGTCGCGGGTCGGCTGCTGGCGCTTTGCGATGGTGTCTTGCGCTTGCCAGGTGCTTCCAAAGGCGCCGACAACGATGTGCGGATTGCCAATGAGCGGGGCATTCCCGTCTGGACCCGGCTGGAGGATGTGCCCGATGTGGTCGTGTAATATGAGGAGGCGCGATAGCGAACCTTCGTAGAACAGACGAACCGAAGCCGGGCATTTGCCCGGTTTTGGCCGGTGATCATAAAGGAGGCGCGGTTGCAAATCCAATAGAACACATGAGCTAATGGATTCCCTCTATCTCCCATGCCACTGGATGACCCGGCATTACCCCGCAGGATTGCGGCGGTGACCGGCAGGAGCGATCAAATCGCAGTTTCTGCCAGGATTGTGGAGAGAATAGGGGACAGATGTTGATGAGAAGAGTTTTGCATGGGCTTTTTAGTCTGGTGGTTTTGTCAGGTCTGGCCTCATGCCAGACACCTCAGGAATCTGCCAGCAACGCGGAAATGACCTGTAGCGCGCAAGGTTTGAAGCCCGGAACGGCGCGTTATCGGAAATGTGTCGGGGCGACCTATCAAAGCAATCGCATGCAGGCCAAGCAGGCTGAAAGCAATGTGGCTGCCGGCGCAGCAATCGGCGTCCTCGGAGGGGCTGTTCTTGGTGCCAGCCTGGACAACCGGCACCATTACTATCGTCGCTGCGGACCTTGGGGCTGCTATTATTAAAGCTTGCCCTCGCCAAAGTACGTAAGCTCTGGCCACCGGAAATCTGCCGAGAGCCAGAGCTTAGTAGCATCACATCGGCGGCACGACGCCCTTGGTGCCGACCACCACGCGGCTTGAGGCGATTGTGCCGTCCTCGGCTTTTTCGGCATTGACGAATACGGTGGCACCGCTCTTCAGGTCGGCTTCGACGGCAGGGGCGAAGGTGACGATGGGCGTGCCTTCGGGAATGGAGATGGTCTTTTCACCGCCCTTATAGGTCAGGGTCAGCGTCGGGCCATCGACAGCTTTAACGGCGTTGGCCACGGTGGCATTGGTCATCGTGCTGCCGGGCTGAAGATCCCAGGGGCGGCTGCCTTCGCCGGTGCCTTTCATGGCTGCGGGAAAGATCACCACTTCCAGCGCATTGTTGCCGCCATCCGATTTGGGAGCCGAGGCAATACCAACGAAATCGCCGGGCTTGATCGCATCTGCTGAGGCCTTGGCGACGCTGGAGATTTTCCAGCCGTCCTTCAGGGCAATCTTCGCGGTTTCCCCCTCGCGGGTCTTGACCGTCAGCACCTTGCCCTCAAAGCTTTCGACCGTGCCGCGAATGCGCAACGCTTCCGCCGCCTCAGCGCTCATGCCAATACCCAGCGCCAGAAAGCCGCCTGCGAGAAGAGAGAGGGTTGTTTTCGATCGTACCATTGTCGTTCGTAGCATGGTGCTGCTCTTTCTGTTGAACCTGTCGCCATATCCTAACAGATCTGACCGCTACCGCTGCTCTTTCAAGGCGCGGACACGAATAGTTGAGAGCGCAGGCATTGGTGGCTGTTACTTGACCGGCTCAGCCGCCGCCACCGTTCCCGGCGCACGGCGGCAGCCGGAAAACACATCGAGGGCGGGATTGTACACTTTGGTCGACACATCCATCAGGCCCAGCACGCTGTGGAACAGATTGTCATGGGAGCGCGGTTCGGCTGTGGTTTTTGCCAGGCAGCCCCGGTCGTATCCGGCATCCTTGGCCAGATCGTCGGCCAGCCAGAACAGCAGCGGCACATGGGTCTGTTCGGTTGGCGCCACCATATAGGGCATGCCATGCAGGTAGATACCGTTTTCGCCGAGCGACTCGCCATGGTCGGACAGATAGACGACGGCGCCAGCCAACGTGCCCGACCGTTGTTTCAGCGTGTCGATCACCTGCGCAACGATATGGTCTGTGTAGAGAATAGTGTTGTCATAGGCGTTGCGGATTTCCTGCGGGCTGCATTTGCCAAAATCATTGGCGCGGCAATCCGGCTGGAACCTGCGAAATTCCTCGGGATAGCGGGCATAATAGGCAGGGCCGTGGCTGCCCAGCTGATGCAGCACCAGCACGCTATCGCCCTTGATGCCGTCAAGCCAGCCATTCAGCTTGTCGGTCAGGATCCCATCCAGACACTCGCCATCTTTGCAAAAGCGCGGATCGGCTGACGGCGGCAGAAACGTATACGGCACCCGGTCGGCGACATTGTAATGGCCGGTGTCATTGTCCAGCCATGTCACGGAGACCTTGGCATAGCCCAGCACATCCAGCAGGTTTTGCCGTTCGGCAGCCTTGCGGTGGCTATAGCTTGCCCGTGTCAGGTCGGAGAACATGCAGGGGATGGAGACGGCGGTTGCCGTGCCGCAGCTGGTCGTGTTGCTGAAATAGGTCACGCCCCGGGCTTTTAGCTGTGGATTGGTGTCGCGCTGATAGCCGCCCAGCGAGAAATTCGCGGCCCGTGCGGTTTCCCCGGCAACGATGACAGTGACGCGCGGCTTGGTGAGGGCGGCGGTATTGATCCGGTGGGCGTCGGTGCCGATCGGTTGGGCGACGATATTCCGGTCCCGGTTGGCGTCGATTGTATAGCGCACGGCATTGGCAATCGGCAGGAACGGGTTCAGCCGGTCGAGAATATCATTATGGGCGCGCCCGACGCCTGCAAAGGTTCGGTAATCGCTGAAGGCGGCGGCGGCAAACACCGCGACACAGGCGATGATGATGCCAGCATTATGGGCAAACTTGCTGAGGAAGGGTCGGTGGCGAACCCGCAACCAGACGATCAGCAGCGAGGGCAAAAGACCGGTCAGAACCACATGCATCATAAAACGGGGCGTCAGCAGATGGGCCGTCTCCGCTCCGGTCGAAACCGCGGCATTGCGGATCATTTCCCGGTCGATGATCGTGCCGAACTGGTCGGTAAACCATGACGATAGCGAGGCGGTGATCACCAGGAAGATCAGCACCGGCTTTACCAGGTATTTTGCTGAGAACAGCGTGAGGATCGCCAGGCACATGGCGGAAATGCCGAGCGCAAACAGGCCGAAGGCCAATGGTGAGGTATCGGCCAGATAGCTATGCGCCTTGATCCAGAACGTGGTGTTGGTGACCGCCAGCAAATAGGCCGTGGTAACGACGCACAGCGTCACGCTGCCGATCTGCGGTCTGGACCTGAAGAGGCTGGCTTTTCCGGCACGATAACTCAAGCAATATCCTCCACATGACCGTTTTATGTCGGTCGCATGGCACGCAGTCCTGACAGTAAGCTGAACATTGGAAAATACTAAATAACGATTTCAGGCGCTAGAAGCTAACCTTTCCACAGAATGTATTGGCGGAAAAAGCAATTTCAGGTTGTTTTTAGGGGTAGAGGCTGGCACCACCTGCTGGCGAGCCACTATCGGACCTGTCAGAGCTCCAGCCGCATCAGGATCTGCGGTCCGGCCTTGCCGCCCAGATAGGTTTGGCCGGTATCCTGCCAGCCGCCTTTTGTGTAAA
The Allorhizobium ampelinum S4 genome window above contains:
- a CDS encoding phosphoethanolamine transferase; the encoded protein is MSYRAGKASLFRSRPQIGSVTLCVVTTAYLLAVTNTTFWIKAHSYLADTSPLAFGLFALGISAMCLAILTLFSAKYLVKPVLIFLVITASLSSWFTDQFGTIIDREMIRNAAVSTGAETAHLLTPRFMMHVVLTGLLPSLLIVWLRVRHRPFLSKFAHNAGIIIACVAVFAAAAFSDYRTFAGVGRAHNDILDRLNPFLPIANAVRYTIDANRDRNIVAQPIGTDAHRINTAALTKPRVTVIVAGETARAANFSLGGYQRDTNPQLKARGVTYFSNTTSCGTATAVSIPCMFSDLTRASYSHRKAAERQNLLDVLGYAKVSVTWLDNDTGHYNVADRVPYTFLPPSADPRFCKDGECLDGILTDKLNGWLDGIKGDSVLVLHQLGSHGPAYYARYPEEFRRFQPDCRANDFGKCSPQEIRNAYDNTILYTDHIVAQVIDTLKQRSGTLAGAVVYLSDHGESLGENGIYLHGMPYMVAPTEQTHVPLLFWLADDLAKDAGYDRGCLAKTTAEPRSHDNLFHSVLGLMDVSTKVYNPALDVFSGCRRAPGTVAAAEPVK